In Flavobacteriales bacterium, a genomic segment contains:
- a CDS encoding tryptophan 2,3-dioxygenase: MSAPEEGWTKDQIVDRIRAKYEGEGLNPDIFMTGLLWSKPINYWDYINLDALLNLQIPRTVFPDEMVFIMYHQINELLFKLILHEIEQVAEHTGINGKFFKLKLGRISRYFDMLSSSFSIMQEGMEMEQYMRFRNTLSPASGFQSYQYRLIELRSTDIENLIDARYRDDYSDDWPLQEKFRKIYWQAAGVDPHTGEKSYMLEDFETKYLGKFFKTADQYEDRNLYAIYHQLVDKEGEDETVKDMMRHLDWTINVKWVMAHYNAAYHYLNSGKKKAEATGGSAWEKYMHPKYQKRIFFPSVWTDEEIENWGEGL, encoded by the coding sequence ATGAGTGCACCTGAAGAAGGCTGGACCAAAGATCAGATCGTAGACCGGATACGTGCCAAGTACGAAGGCGAAGGCCTCAACCCGGATATCTTCATGACCGGACTCCTCTGGAGCAAACCCATCAACTACTGGGACTATATCAATCTGGATGCTCTGCTCAATCTTCAGATACCGCGTACCGTCTTTCCAGATGAAATGGTCTTCATCATGTATCACCAGATCAATGAGCTGCTGTTCAAGCTCATTCTGCATGAGATCGAGCAGGTGGCCGAGCACACTGGTATCAATGGTAAGTTCTTCAAATTGAAACTAGGGCGGATCAGCCGCTATTTCGACATGCTGAGCTCTTCATTCAGTATCATGCAAGAAGGCATGGAGATGGAGCAATACATGCGTTTCCGCAATACCCTCTCTCCCGCGAGTGGATTTCAGAGTTACCAATACCGCTTGATCGAACTTCGCTCGACCGATATCGAGAACCTCATCGATGCCCGGTATAGGGATGATTATTCCGATGATTGGCCTCTACAAGAGAAATTCAGGAAGATCTATTGGCAGGCTGCAGGCGTGGACCCCCATACCGGTGAGAAGAGCTATATGCTCGAGGATTTCGAGACCAAGTATCTCGGTAAATTCTTCAAGACGGCCGATCAGTACGAAGACCGGAATCTCTATGCCATCTATCATCAGTTGGTGGATAAAGAAGGTGAAGATGAGACGGTCAAGGACATGATGCGGCATCTGGACTGGACAATCAACGTCAAATGGGTCATGGCCCACTATAATGCAGCCTATCACTATCTGAATTCCGGGAAGAAAAAAGCCGAAGCCACAGGAGGTAGTGCTTGGGAAAAATACATGCATCCCAAGTATCAGAAGCGCATCTTCTTCCCCAGCGTATGGACCGATGAGGAGATCGAGAACTGGGGAGAAGGTCTCTGA
- a CDS encoding MotA/TolQ/ExbB proton channel family protein has product MGKNIQGWLAAIIIPLAIVIAYFIYTQVLGNPANFEGGSNLNEPLKNNYLGVVYKGGSIVILLISFQIILVAYAIERFISLRQARGKADNARFVSQVKESFEQKETEGIVKACDTQQGSLASVIKNGIKTYMMVDDDPDFDKESKLITIRNQFEESTQLEIPQLNKNMSIIATLASISTLIGLLGTVTGMIKAFSALARVGAPDAVGLANGISQALVTTALGISTAAVAIVVFNYFTARIDKITFAIDEASFSILSSMKEGYMRKSA; this is encoded by the coding sequence ATGGGAAAGAATATCCAAGGATGGCTTGCAGCCATTATCATACCACTGGCCATTGTCATCGCTTATTTCATCTATACACAGGTATTGGGCAACCCGGCCAACTTCGAAGGAGGTTCCAACCTGAATGAGCCTTTGAAGAATAACTACCTAGGGGTAGTATACAAGGGCGGTAGCATCGTCATTCTGCTCATCTCCTTCCAGATCATTCTTGTAGCCTATGCTATCGAGAGATTCATCAGTCTGCGTCAGGCGAGAGGAAAGGCTGACAATGCCCGTTTCGTATCCCAGGTCAAAGAGTCCTTTGAACAGAAAGAGACCGAAGGCATCGTGAAGGCCTGTGATACTCAACAAGGCTCCTTGGCCAGTGTCATCAAGAATGGAATTAAGACCTATATGATGGTGGATGATGACCCGGACTTCGATAAAGAGTCCAAACTCATCACCATCAGGAATCAATTCGAGGAATCCACGCAACTGGAGATTCCACAGTTGAATAAGAACATGTCCATCATTGCCACGCTGGCATCTATATCCACGCTCATAGGACTGCTAGGTACGGTCACGGGTATGATCAAGGCCTTCTCAGCACTCGCACGTGTAGGAGCACCAGATGCCGTAGGATTGGCCAATGGGATATCTCAAGCCCTGGTCACCACTGCCTTGGGTATCTCCACTGCTGCGGTGGCCATTGTGGTATTCAATTACTTCACAGCACGCATCGACAAGATCACCTTCGCCATCGATGAGGCGAGTTTCTCCATTCTGAGTAGCATGAAAGAGGGCTACATGAGAAAGAGCGCATGA
- a CDS encoding biopolymer transporter ExbD, protein MSTPKKRPASPKLDMNPMVDLAFLLVTFFMMTTTFKTEEAVEVITPSSTSEIKIPEKNIGTITVSEDGKVFYGMDGKFTRERLIAMMGTRYDIQFEEEEVRAFSLTPSFGVEVSQLKDFLSLKPMERKEFQQPGIPMDSLDNQFQEWVIHSRLVNPRMRFAIKGDEDAQYPVIKEIIDILVKNKITRFNLITDKETLAEEEA, encoded by the coding sequence ATGAGCACTCCCAAGAAACGGCCGGCCTCTCCCAAGTTGGACATGAATCCCATGGTCGACCTGGCCTTCCTCTTGGTGACCTTCTTCATGATGACCACCACGTTCAAGACAGAAGAAGCAGTGGAGGTCATCACGCCCAGCTCCACTTCAGAGATCAAGATCCCTGAAAAGAATATCGGCACTATCACGGTGAGCGAAGATGGGAAGGTGTTCTACGGAATGGATGGCAAATTCACGCGTGAACGACTGATAGCCATGATGGGGACGCGCTATGATATCCAGTTCGAAGAAGAGGAAGTCCGGGCCTTTTCCCTGACCCCATCCTTCGGAGTAGAGGTGTCCCAACTGAAAGACTTCCTGAGTCTCAAACCCATGGAAAGAAAGGAGTTTCAACAACCCGGAATTCCTATGGACTCGCTTGACAATCAATTCCAGGAATGGGTCATCCATAGCCGTTTGGTCAATCCACGGATGCGCTTTGCTATCAAAGGAGATGAAGACGCCCAATATCCGGTCATCAAGGAGATCATAGATATCCTGGTCAAGAACAAGATTACCCGATTCAACTTGATCACCGACAAGGAGACCCTAGCTGAAGAAGAAGCATGA
- a CDS encoding biopolymer transporter ExbD, protein MIRRKEDILTEEVHSRDQRVKKKDVEIDMNPMVDLAFLLLTFFMLTTTFATPQAMEIVMPVKPDEEAVEKEQAVKESKTLTIILHDEDEIYWYQGITDPEIEKTDYSPEGIRDLLIKKDQEIEDIVVLIKPSEASTYKNLVDILDEMHITAIQRYAIVDITDDDLALIMDLDNG, encoded by the coding sequence ATGATCAGGCGTAAAGAGGACATATTGACCGAAGAAGTCCACTCTCGGGACCAGCGCGTGAAAAAGAAGGATGTGGAGATCGACATGAATCCGATGGTCGACCTGGCCTTCCTCCTCCTCACCTTCTTTATGCTCACGACCACTTTTGCCACTCCACAGGCTATGGAGATCGTGATGCCGGTCAAGCCGGATGAAGAAGCGGTAGAGAAAGAGCAAGCGGTCAAAGAGTCCAAGACCTTGACCATCATTCTCCATGATGAAGATGAGATATACTGGTATCAAGGCATCACAGACCCAGAGATAGAGAAGACCGACTACAGTCCAGAAGGAATACGCGACCTTCTGATTAAGAAAGACCAGGAGATCGAGGATATCGTAGTCCTCATCAAGCCTTCTGAAGCGTCTACCTACAAGAATCTGGTGGATATACTCGATGAGATGCATATCACCGCTATCCAGCGCTATGCCATCGTGGATATCACAGATGATGACCTCGCATTGATAATGGATCTGGACAATGGATGA
- a CDS encoding energy transducer TonB — MDEQRHIDDVIFHGRNKEYGAYQLRQRQAKHSLIGFAISAFLIAFFFSAPLLIDIIFKKEEEALKIEAKRTLKYSELSAPPPIEVEKPPEPIKVPPKEIKSVKYLPPVAKPDEEVPDDEEVPTIDELDEAAPSTETIDVPDSVIFDETDVAVVEELPDEPFTVVETMPLFPGGDTELLRYISSNISYPSTAKELRIQGRVYVSFVVEKDGSVTNVEVIRGIGGGLDEEAVRVIESMPQWSPGMQGGMLVRVRFVQQITFVLK, encoded by the coding sequence ATGGATGAGCAGCGTCACATAGATGATGTGATATTCCATGGCCGCAACAAGGAATATGGTGCCTATCAATTACGCCAAAGGCAGGCCAAGCACAGCTTGATCGGATTTGCGATATCGGCCTTTCTCATTGCCTTCTTCTTCAGTGCACCCCTGCTCATCGACATCATCTTCAAAAAGGAGGAAGAAGCCCTGAAGATCGAGGCCAAACGCACCTTGAAATATTCCGAACTCTCAGCCCCACCTCCTATAGAAGTGGAGAAACCGCCCGAGCCCATCAAGGTTCCGCCTAAAGAGATCAAGTCGGTCAAATACTTACCTCCCGTGGCCAAACCCGATGAAGAGGTGCCCGATGATGAAGAGGTGCCTACCATAGATGAATTGGATGAGGCCGCCCCAAGTACGGAGACTATAGACGTTCCCGACTCGGTCATATTCGATGAGACCGATGTGGCTGTGGTAGAAGAGCTGCCTGATGAACCCTTTACGGTAGTGGAGACCATGCCCCTCTTCCCCGGTGGTGATACAGAACTACTCCGCTATATCAGTTCCAATATCTCCTATCCATCTACGGCCAAAGAACTGCGTATCCAAGGGCGGGTATATGTGAGTTTCGTAGTAGAGAAAGATGGTTCTGTGACCAATGTGGAGGTCATACGGGGTATCGGGGGCGGATTGGATGAGGAGGCCGTGCGTGTGATCGAGTCCATGCCGCAGTGGTCACCCGGTATGCAAGGCGGCATGTTGGTCCGGGTACGATTTGTACAGCAGATAACCTTCGTATTGAAATGA